In the genome of Curtobacterium sp. MCLR17_036, the window TCCTGGCTCCGGACGGAACGACGCATCATGACCCTGCTGGACAGCGCGCGGGCGGACACGGTCCTGGCGGCCCGGTACCGACTCGTCAAGCTGATCGGTACGGGCGGGATGGGCTCGGTGTACGAGGCCCGCGACGAGCACACCTACCGTGCCGTCGCCGTGAAGCTCTTCGCCACCCCGGACAAGATGACCACCGCCGACCGCGTCCGCCAGGAGCGCGAGATCCGGCTGCTCAGCATGCTGTCGCACCCGGGGCTCATCCCGCTGTACGACGCCGGCACCCACGACTTCGAGGACGGGCCGCACCGCTTCATCGTGATGGAGCTCATCGCGGACACGACGCTGCTCCGCCGGCTGTCCGAGGGCGCCCTGCACAACTACGAGGTCGCCGACCTCGGCGCGCAGCTCGCCGACGCCCTGGCGTACGTGCACTCGCGCGGGATCGTGCACCGTGACGTCAAGCCGGCGAACATCCTGATCAGCGACGAGGGCTCGTCCGGCTTCGCCCGCACGGTCAAGCTCACCGACTTCGGCGTCGCGCACTTCGTCGACGGCTCGCGGCTGACGAACGACGGCACGATCATCGGCACGGCGGCGTACCTGAGCCCCGAGCAGGTCGCCGGCGAACCGATCAGCTTCGCGACGGACGTCTACTCGCTCGGCCTGGTGCTGCTCGAGGCGCTGACCGGCAAGCAGGAGTACTCCGGCACGCTCATCGAGGCGGCGCTCGCGCGGCTGCGGCACGACCCGGTCGTCCCGGACGACGTCGCGTCGGAGTGGCGCGACCTGCTCAGCCGGATGACCCACCGGGACCCGGCGCGCCGGCCCACCGCCGTGGCGATCGCGAGCGCACTGCGCGGCGGCTCGACGCAGATCACCGGCCCGTTGCCGCTCGGTCCGGAGCGCGTCAAGCACCAGCGCGATCACCGCATGCACCGCGCGGCGCACCGCCACGCGAAGCGCGGCACGTTCGAGGCGGTCCGTCGCTGGCGTCGCCGCAACGTGCTCGTCGGCTCGTTCGCGGTCTCCGGCGTGCTCCTGGCCTGCGGCGCCGCGTACGTCGCCGGCATGCTGCACTGACCACGGAGCACCCCGGAGCGGCTGCCCCGGCCGCGGTGGTCCCCGCGTCCAGCGCGGCGTCCGGTCGACTGGCAGGATGGACGACATGACCGACCAGCGCTGGATCAAGATCTGCGGCCTGTCGACCCCGGACACCGTCGACGCCGCCGTCGACGCGGGTGCCGACGCGGTCGGCTTCGTCTTCGCCGCCGGCAGCCCGCGGACCGTCACGGCGGACCTCGCGAAGGAGCTCGTCGAGCGGCTGCCCGACGGCATCGACGCGGTCGGGGTGTTCCGCGACCAGAAGATCGACGAGGTCGTCGGCATCGCCTCCGAGGTCGGCCTCACCACGCTGCAGTTGCACGGCGGAGAGTCCGCGACCGACTTCGCCCGGGCGCGCGACGCCGGGTTCTTCACGATCCGGGCGCTCGCGGCCGAGGACTACCTGCGCGAGACGCCGGAGCAGCGCGCCGCGTACGACCACGACCTGCTGCTGCTCGACGCCGCGGTGCCGGGCAGCGGTCGACTCATCGACCCCGCGGCCGTCGACGGCACGGTCGACGAGGCCTGGATCCTGGCCGGCGGGCTCACCCCGGCGAACGTCGCCGCGGCGGTCGAGGCGCTCGACCCGGACGGCGTGGACGTGTCGAGCGGCGTCGAGTCGGAGCGCGGGGTCAAGGACCCGGCGAAGATCCGCGCGTTCGTCGAGGCCGTCCGCAGCCTCGGCTGACACACGGTCCGGCTGACACGGACCGGCTGACACCCTCCGGCTGACACGGAGCGGCTGACTCGGATCGGCCACCGCGGGCCGGCGGGCGCACGGTCGGCCCGGCGAGCCGGCGCGCGATCCGGACGTGCCCGGTGCCGGACGGGAGGCGCGTGGCGGGCCCGCACCGGGCCTCCCGTCCGGCGTGCGGTCGCGTGCACTGCGGATGGTGAGCAGGAACGGTCGGGTGGTGCGTACCGACCCGACCGTTCCTGCTCACGGAGCGCGTCAGCGCAGGGTGGGGACCAGATCGGTGAGGAAGGCGTCGGTGTCCTCCCAGCCCTCGACCGCGTGGCACGGCACGCCCAGGGCCTTCACCGGGTAGTCGTTGCCCTCGGGGTCGAGCCGGTCGCCGACGAACAGCATGTCGTCGAGCGCGATGCCGGTGATCTCGGCGAGCCGCTGCATGCCGTAGGCCTTGTCGATGCCCTTGCGGGTGATGTCGATGCTCGTCGAGCCGCCGGAACGGACCTCGAGGTCGGGCAGGTCCGCCTGCACGAGCCCGCGCAGGTGGTCCTTCTTCGCGCCGGTGGGGTCCCACTGCTTCTTCACGTCGACGGGCGCGGTCTGGCCGAGGGCCGAGAACGTGATCTGGGAGCCGCGGTCCTCGAGGATCTCGCCCCAGGTCTCGGACTCCCAGTAGCCGGCCTCCTCCGCACGGGCCCGGACCGAGGCGAGCGCGCGGCGCTTCTGCTCGTCGGTCAGGTCCTCGGCGTACTGCAACGCCCAGTCGTCGCCCGCCCACCGGTAGTAGCGGGTCCCGCAGGTCGGCAGCAGGTGCAGGTCGTCGAGCACGAGCCCGTCACGCTCGCGCAGGGGCGTGACGAGCTGCTGCTCGAACTGCTGGAAGTTGCCGCCGGAGATCACCGCGACCGGGACGACCTCGAGCAGGGACGCGAAGGTCTCGAGCATGCGCGGGTCGAGGGCGGACTTCGACGGGGCGAGCGTGTCGTCCAGGTCGAAGGCGACAAGGCGGGGCGTGGTCATGCCCCCGATCCTGCCAGACGCCGGCCAGGGGCCCGCTGACTACTCCTTGACGAGAACAACCTCGTCGAGGGGCAGGCGCGTTCGCGGGGCGACCTCGCGCTCGGCGGCCTTCTCGTCGAGCTGCGACGGGTGCGCGACGGTGCCGATCGCCGTCACGGTGTAGGGCAGGAAGCGCTCCGGCAGGTCGAAGGCGGCGCGGAGGCCCTCGGCGTCGATGCCCGCCATCTGGTGCACGTGCAGCCCCTCGGCGTGCGCCTGCACCGTCAGGGCCGCGAGCGACTGCCCGAGGTCGTACTGCGCGAACGGACGGGCCTCGCCGTCCTCGGTGACGGTCTCGAGGACGCCGACGACCAGGGCGCTCGCGCGGAACGCCCACGCGGCGTTGAAGCCGAGCAGGTTCTCGTTGATCTTCCGGAACGTCTCGGTGCCACGGCGGCCCGCGAGGAAGCGGCGGGGCTGGTGGTTCATCGCCGACGCGGCCCACCGCGCGGCCTCGAGCACGGCGTCGAACTGCGCGTCCGTGATCGTCGCGGTCTCGTCGTAGGAGCGCGGGCTCCAGCGCTCCTCGAGCAGGGGAACCAGGGGCTGGCTGGAGTCGGTGGACCGGGTGAGGGTGTCGGCGTTCGTCGAGGTCATGCCGCGTGCAACGGCTGCGCGTGCCGGTGCATTTCCGACCTGAGCGACGTGACAGGTCCCGCGGTGGTGCGAGGATGGACCCGATGGGTGGCGTGTTGACCGGGTTCGCGATCATCGGCGCGATCATCGCCGGTGGCTACGTCGTCGGGCGCATCCGACTGCTCGGGCCGCACGCCCAGTTCGTGATGAGCAGGCTCACGTTCTTCGTGCTCATGCCCTGCCTGCTGTTCCACACCATCGCCACCGCGGACATCGCCTCCTTGCTGTCGCCGGTGCTCTGGGTGTCGCTCGTCAGCGCCCTCACGGTGGCGCTGGTCGCCGCCGCGGTGTTCGGCTTGGTGTTGCGCCGGTCCGTCACGACCACCACCGTCGGCGCGCTCGCGTCGAGCTACGTCAACGCGAACAACATCGGGCTGCCGGTCGCCGTCTACGTGCTCGGGCAGGCGACCGCCGTCGTGCCGGTGATCCTGCTGCAGCTCGTCGTCCTCGCGCCGATCGCGCTGACGATCCTCGACGCCGCGACCGCGGGCTCGGGCGGCTGGGTGCGGCGGGTGTCCGGGCCCTTCCGGAACCCGATCATCATCGCCTCGATCGTCGGCCTGGTGTTCTCGGCGACCGGCATCGACCTGCCGGCACCGGTGCTCGAGCCGTTCTCGCTGGTCGGGGCCGCCGCGGTGCCCGTCGTGCTGCTGTCCTTCGGGATGAGCCTGCACGGCGCCGCGCCCCTGCGCGACCCGGCGATCCGCACCGACGTCATCGTGGCGTCGTCGATCAAGCTCGTGGTCATGCCGGCCGTGGCGTTCGTGTTCGCCCGGTTCGTCTTCGGCCTCGGCGCGCAGGACGTCTTCGTGCTGACGACGCTCGGCGCACTGCCCGCGGCGCAGAACGTCTTCAACTACGCGCAGCGGTACGGCGCGGCCGTCCCGGTCGCCCGCGACGTCGTGCTCATCTCGACGATCGGCTCGGTCCCCGTGCTCGTCGCGGTGGCGGCGCTGCTGCACCCGTAGCGCGCCCGGGGCGCCGCGCGGGGTCGCGTGCGCTGTGGGCGGCGCCGCGGGGCCGCGGGCGGCGCGTGCGCCGGATGGTGAGCAGGAATGGTCGGGTGGCGGGTGGGGACCCGACCATTCCTGCTCACGAAGCGTCGGGTGCGCGCGTGGCGGACGGGAGGCGCGTGGCGGGGCTGCATCGGGCCTCCCGTCCGTCGCGGGGTCGCGGGCGCTGCGGATGGTGAGCAGGAATGGTCGGGTGGCGGGTGGGGACCCGACCGTTCCTGCTCACGAAGCGTCGGGTGCGCGCGTGGCGGATGGGAGGCGCGTGGCGGGGCTGCACCGGGCCTCCCGTCCGTCGTGGGGTCGCGTGCACTGCGGATGGTGAGCAGGAACGGTCGGGTGGCAGGCGGGGACCCGACCGTTCCTGCTCACGAAGCGTCGGGGCGGACGGGAGGAGCGTGGCGGAGCTGCACCGGGCCTCCCGTCCGTCGTGGGGTCGCGTGCGCTGCGGATGGTGAGCAGGAACGGTCGGGTGGCGGGTGGGGACCCGACCGTTCCTGCTCACGAAGCA includes:
- a CDS encoding serine/threonine-protein kinase, with the translated sequence MTLLDSARADTVLAARYRLVKLIGTGGMGSVYEARDEHTYRAVAVKLFATPDKMTTADRVRQEREIRLLSMLSHPGLIPLYDAGTHDFEDGPHRFIVMELIADTTLLRRLSEGALHNYEVADLGAQLADALAYVHSRGIVHRDVKPANILISDEGSSGFARTVKLTDFGVAHFVDGSRLTNDGTIIGTAAYLSPEQVAGEPISFATDVYSLGLVLLEALTGKQEYSGTLIEAALARLRHDPVVPDDVASEWRDLLSRMTHRDPARRPTAVAIASALRGGSTQITGPLPLGPERVKHQRDHRMHRAAHRHAKRGTFEAVRRWRRRNVLVGSFAVSGVLLACGAAYVAGMLH
- a CDS encoding phosphoribosylanthranilate isomerase, whose amino-acid sequence is MTDQRWIKICGLSTPDTVDAAVDAGADAVGFVFAAGSPRTVTADLAKELVERLPDGIDAVGVFRDQKIDEVVGIASEVGLTTLQLHGGESATDFARARDAGFFTIRALAAEDYLRETPEQRAAYDHDLLLLDAAVPGSGRLIDPAAVDGTVDEAWILAGGLTPANVAAAVEALDPDGVDVSSGVESERGVKDPAKIRAFVEAVRSLG
- a CDS encoding HAD-IIB family hydrolase, with product MTTPRLVAFDLDDTLAPSKSALDPRMLETFASLLEVVPVAVISGGNFQQFEQQLVTPLRERDGLVLDDLHLLPTCGTRYYRWAGDDWALQYAEDLTDEQKRRALASVRARAEEAGYWESETWGEILEDRGSQITFSALGQTAPVDVKKQWDPTGAKKDHLRGLVQADLPDLEVRSGGSTSIDITRKGIDKAYGMQRLAEITGIALDDMLFVGDRLDPEGNDYPVKALGVPCHAVEGWEDTDAFLTDLVPTLR
- a CDS encoding nitroreductase family protein, which translates into the protein MTSTNADTLTRSTDSSQPLVPLLEERWSPRSYDETATITDAQFDAVLEAARWAASAMNHQPRRFLAGRRGTETFRKINENLLGFNAAWAFRASALVVGVLETVTEDGEARPFAQYDLGQSLAALTVQAHAEGLHVHQMAGIDAEGLRAAFDLPERFLPYTVTAIGTVAHPSQLDEKAAEREVAPRTRLPLDEVVLVKE
- a CDS encoding AEC family transporter — its product is MGGVLTGFAIIGAIIAGGYVVGRIRLLGPHAQFVMSRLTFFVLMPCLLFHTIATADIASLLSPVLWVSLVSALTVALVAAAVFGLVLRRSVTTTTVGALASSYVNANNIGLPVAVYVLGQATAVVPVILLQLVVLAPIALTILDAATAGSGGWVRRVSGPFRNPIIIASIVGLVFSATGIDLPAPVLEPFSLVGAAAVPVVLLSFGMSLHGAAPLRDPAIRTDVIVASSIKLVVMPAVAFVFARFVFGLGAQDVFVLTTLGALPAAQNVFNYAQRYGAAVPVARDVVLISTIGSVPVLVAVAALLHP